The window tacacatatataccagacatataggagcagatttatcaagctgtctgaaagtcagaatatttctagttgccaatggcaagcaatcacagctcccctttaaaatattcatgagcactggtaaaatgaaagctgagctgtgattggttgccatgggcaactagaaatattctgactttcagacagcttgataaatctgccccataatgtgagTATCCCTAATGATGACATCATTTATCACAATTTATACATAGAAACttgcaataacaaaaaaaacattgccTCATATAAAGAAACCGCATAGTGTGAATGGGTTGCGCTTTACACGTCATAAAAACGTTAAACAACTTCCACTGTTTGCAGGCAGCGGTTAACACTCCCTGTTATTTCTGTTTCTCCGCAGATAAGACTCTAGGACGTGTGTTAGAGATAAAATCTCCCGGAAATGAGGAAGAAAACcctgaaaaataaaaactgcaGCGACATTTTTTTTCCCACGGACTATTTAAATAAAAGCCACTACGATGCGGAGGGATACTTTTTGTAAAGTTGTAAAATAAAAGTTGGCGCTGCGCAGTGATACACTCCGCTGAATGCGTTGCCTGGAGCCGGACAGCGCCCACTAGCCCCTGATTGGTGGGTTGCCGTGTGACGTTACGTAGAAGGAGGGGAAAGCGCTGCTCAACGGTGACTGTGATGGGACAAAACTATTCTGATCGCGCAGCCCAAGCTGCTGTAGGGTTCTCCTCCGCCGGAGAGTGGAAGAAGCGCCTCAGAATCCCGAGGAGGCGGAGAAGGGAAGACAAAAGCCGGGCTGAGGAGCTACCCGGGGGGCAGAGGACGGGAAGGGGAGGGCGGCAGCCTCGTGCTGGAAGTACAGCGCAGAGTGTAGAGCAGACGGGGATAGAGAGCACACTATCAGCGGACAGAGGAGGCAGGGGTGAGAGTACACAACAGCCGAGTACATCACAGGGTATACAGCAGCCGTATACACAGAGTACGGCGCAGAGTatacagcagtcctatacacagagTACGGCGCAGAGTATACATCAGTCCTATACACAGGGTACACATCAGCCGTATACACAGagtacagcacagggtatacagcagtcctatacacagagTACAACACAGGGTTTCCATCAGCCCCATAGTAGCCATAGCCTGGTAGCtagtacagcacagggtatacagcaatcctatacacagagtatatatcagccgtatatacagagTACAGTGCAGGGTatacagcagtcctatacacagagTACAGCACaacatatacagcagccccatagTAGCCATAGCCTGGTACCTAGTACAGTGCAGGGTACACAAGGAGACCCAAGACCTGGATCAGATTCAGCGGATTTAACCCCTGCCCTTCCAGGAGGTGAACAGAGCCCGTTGTGTACCCTTGAAGGTACAGCACCGAGTACACCAACTGCTGCAGCCCCTGACATGAGACTGGATGGGCAGGGAGGGCGGCTCAGAAGGGATATGTCCAAGTGCGATGCCGCCATGAATACCGGAAAAGAAAGAGTTTGGCTGGAAGACGGTGGGAAGAAGATGTTGGGGTCACCTGGTGACTGGGGGGCAGATGCAGAGCGGCCTGTAGAGGGCGCCGGCCAGGCGGTAGTGATCAGTAGGATGAGTGAAGTTTCGGAGACTCTGGACCTCTCCGGCAGTAACTGGAGAAGTGAGAAGAGACTTCACCAATCGATGAAGCACCATGGAGTCTGTGCTGGATCCTCCGGAGAAGTCTCTGGATCGTCCTGTGATCGGCTGTTATCACGCGTTACCATCTCTGTGTCTGGGACTGATCACAAAGTGGGCTCCAGCTGCGCCCCCCATCATTGTCCTGTGGAGGAGCTGTGGAGCGGCGACTCTGGAATCGGCAGCCTAAAATTAACCATTACTCCCCCGGATACAGACTATTCCCCCAAATCACCCGGAGACTCTCTACTAAGCAGAAGGGGCCCCCCTTTCCTTATGAACGCTGATAGCCCCGCTTATACCATCCCCCGACTCATCGTCACCCGAGATGTCAGTCCCAAACGCTGCGTCCCTCCATCTCTGTCCCCCCAGTTCAATGAATCGGGGTTCAGCCTGGACGTTCCCACCTCGGGCGAGGCAGAGTCGCCCTGTTCAGACAGCGGCTGCGGTGGGTCCCCGGTGCCTTCACTTTTTCTACGCAAGTTGTCCAGTTCCTCCGGCCTCTCATCGGCTTCATCCTTCGAAGAATCTGAAGACGACTTCATCAGCAGCGACCTGGAGCCTAGTGGGTTAATGGTCTGCGGCCTGGACGAGCAAGGGGCATCTGTAAGTACAGGACGGagattggggggcggggggggggggtctgcgatTTCTTGGTTATTGATCTTTTGAAAAACTACATCTCCCAGTATTCTCTGGCTGCCGGGAattctgggggttgtagttcccaAACCGCTAAGTTATGTGTCTTGCACTAGGACTGATGTTTCCTTGGGCTCTCCTAAAGTGGCTGTGACTTTGTGATCACATGATTACTTGCTgtcatgtgacccccccccccctccataggaaGAGCTGGTGGTCTCACTCACCTGGCACGTTGCAAACCAATTGAAGTTAGAAGTCGTCCCAGGCATCATCTAACATAGTCTGTAGCGCAGTACACTATGGCCCCCATGGCTATACAGGTGGGGCCGTCCCTCCAGACTCTTCAGCCCTTGTCCACTGAGGTCTGGCTGCTGCAGGATTTACTGGACCAAACCCAGAATCACTGACCTGAGTTCAGCAGGTTCATTAGGTCACTCTAGGTTCGGTCAGGTAAATCCCGGAAGAGCAGGAAAGGTTCCTGTTGGACTCGCTCATGGTCTGCGTCATCCGGTGCTTGTCGGCCGTCATTACTGTAAAGACAACTATGCAGGGACCCGGACTCCCTGCATCTTATTCATCCCACTGATTGATCCATGAAACATGGCGGTTATATGGTCCGTATTTCATGAACCAAACTGATGCATCTTACAATCCTGGcaccccctccatacacatgcacgctcagctcatCCAAGTATGCATGTGTTCTGAATGGTTAAGGAGAGTAAGCCGCTGCCAGCCTCCTCTCATGTTGGCTAAAGGAGTagacttattaaaggggttggccactttaccttgtgtgtttggggggggggggggtaggatatgaggtaattcaccaatatacatctattattagTTCGGCTcagctttcctgatatgtaaagtgacgtctcctgtcttttacctgtccataaaatggccacagatagagatcacatgaccctccatcggtCCATGAGCAATCTCCCTGTCTTAACCTTATTTTCATAaataggtcctggcagggtgattgctcatggaccctCCAGCTGCCGCCATTTTccggtcaggaatctctggctgatgaggtaacagacattaagagatgtgtattggtaaattacctaatatcctgccccccccccccccccccacgccaaCATTACAAAAACTTGAGgtaatgtggccaacccctttaaatccagcaGCCTGATCCTTCTCATTGTCCCAGCAGATGTTTGTGGTGTGTCCTACATAATAGATGGTCCTTTTACAAAATATCCATTGTCCTCCCCCTAGCCGGGCCCCCCACCCCTCTCGTGTCCAGGTGTATTGTCCTCCTCCTAGCCGGGCCCCCCACCCCTCTCGTGTCCAGCTGTATTGTCCTCCTCTTAGCCGGGCCCCCCACCCCTCTCGTGTCCAGCTGTATTGTCCTCCTCCTAGCCGGGCCCCCCACCCCTCTCGTGTCCAGGTGTATTGTCCTCCTCTTAGCCGGGCCCCCCACCCCTCTCGTGTCCAGGTGTATTGTCCTCCTCTTAGCCGGGCCCCCCACCCCTCTCGTGTCCCGCTGCCATGGCCCGGGCAGTCTCCACCCCGGTGCCGGTGCTAAGGATGTTCTGTCTCGCTCCGCGTGTGGCGTTGGGGCAGGGTACAGCCTGTTTTGTGTGATAAGAATAGAAATCCGTGGCTGGTTTTTATTGTCTCCTCCAGTTATTTACACGCTGCTAAAAATACCGCGGGGAAAGGCACCCGTCCCTCACCTCGGACGCTATTTTCAGAGTTACTTGGAAAAACCTGTTCTTGAAACACTGGGCGCGGATGTGTGAATCAGTTAATCCCTCTCCCAGTGGCACCCTAATCCTCCGACACGTCCTGCTTACACAGGAGTAATCCCACCCATTGTGTAGTTATATAAGTGAATAGACAACATTGGGGGGTGGGATTTAAAGGGATGCTCCACCTAAGTGATGAGCTGTATAATGGATATCCGTGACCCGTGCTTCTGAATCCGCTGCAACATCTCGGACCTAATCGTTAGGTTACAGTGTATCGCTTTAGGTAAGTCCATTCATATGGGGACTTGTGCTTCCATTcatgcacagcaagcagagatcctaacTTTTGCTTTGAGCTTCTTGTGTAAAACATTAGGTAtgtacccccacccccccaccatcTATAGGGCAGCTCACATCAACCTATGAGGCCCCAGACCTTAATGGTCGTGATCAGTCTGATCAGTGATCTGTATGGATGTCTGTCTCGGGGGGGAATGACTGTAACTTACTTCGTCTCAGTTCACACTGAAGGCTGATGTTTTGACCATACATTGTGATCTGTGtgcgtgttgttagtagcaggactgtgaaaagtggatttatattccaggattgcagctggattTGGAGCAGTGGGGGGggagtctcctcacactgttgtgttctTAAATTGCTACAATGCTCTCCAGTCCCTCCCCTTTGCTGtcatatctaaccagaagcctgataCTGCTCTTACCTGGAGCCAAAGGGAGTAGATGTACTGTGATGAGTAAAGAGATACCACACCAGTGCAGCAGAACACTCCAAGTTCAGCTATAATcaattttcacagttctgctcctACTAACAAAAcatggttagatattacagcagagaggaggtgcAGTGTAGTGATATAACGCAGTAGTGTAAGGAGACTCATCCACTGCTTtaagtccagctgcaatcctggaatataaatccttttttttttttctacagtcctgctgctactaacaactcgcAACatgacacagatctccagggtcaAACCTTTTTTGCAGTTTAATATGGTCATCACTGCTGATGTCCCTTCATATTGGGGAAGATGTATCTTCATAATACATTGTATCTGATGCTAGGTGTAGGGGAGGGGGGATTTTTGTGGGTGATCTCGGCGTCGGGTCTACCTACACGTGTCGGGGTGTGGAGTCACTTTCTCCTGTTTCCTGtcttctgcttctgtttttttttattttccgctTGTTGTTTTGTCTTCTTGTTTTGTCGCTGCACTGCTCTTTCCACGTGGCCCCCGTCTTGTCATTGCTGGGAACCGACTATTCTGATAATTACATGTCAGCCATGGATTGATATGAATGCTATGGGTCTGGCACATTTACACGTGTTACACTAcacttaaagggggtgtccagcTCCCGTGGCCTAAGAATTTACACTGACCGCCACAGATGGGATGAGACTCTGCACAGCGGAGAATACAGTGCGGCTTCTAAATTAGGCTGCAATACCACCTACAAACTGAAaacaagtgtggcgctgttttccaGGACTGTGTGTACCTGATACTTCTGgggaggggtctgctgccccctcaTTGCCTAATCTGGATCATCAGAGTCCTGTATTGGGCCACGTTCTCTGTGCTTTGTCCTTCCCATAAACGATCACTTATCTTACCAATTGTTTTGGCTGCTTCTCTCTATTGACCTCGAGTCTAATAACATGGAATTTCAGGCGCCCCTGATACAGATTTGTTTAGAACTTTGTTTTATAGTCAGTGATTTTAGGGTTAATTTCCTAGAATCAAaggaaaccagggacattactcgtagatccagggaccgggactgtgggatcggcttatatctgttattcatggcctcctcccttccaaaatcaactaatgagctagaaggactctggaggtgttaccagagcaccttagtgctgcagcttcacggactgttacactgtgaaggagcaaATCCACTAACCTCTGTGtgtgattacatcaggcagagtggGAGGGGATGCTGATGGAGCAGGGTAAGGGGGgcagagtaacagcctgtgaagttgtagcacagaggggctctgataacacctccagagcccctgtggctcattagtataattttatagttgattttagaaggaaggaggccatggataagtaaTATAAAGAGATGACAGGATACAGGTCGCTCTcagtggaggagggggatgtatggatacaggtcgctctcagtggaggaggaggagggggatgtatggatacatatggatacaggtcgctctcactggaggaggagggggatgtatggagacatatggatacaggtcgctctcactggaggaggaggagggggatgtatggagacgtatggatacaggtcgctctcactggaggaggaggagggggatgtatggagacatatggatacaggtcgctctcactggaggaggaggagggggatgtatggagacatatggatacaggtcgctctcactggaggaggaggagggggatgtatggagacatatggatacaggtcgctcgcagtggaggagggggatgtatggagacatatggatacaggtcgctctcagtggaggaggaggagggggatgtatggatacatatggatacaggtcgctctcagtggaggaggaggagggggatgtatggatacatatggatacaggtcgctcgcagtggaggaggaggaggaggtcgatgtatggagacatatggatacaggtcgctcgcagtggaggagggggatgtatggagacatatggatacaggtcgctctcagtggaggaggaggagggggatgtatggatacatatggatacaggtcgctcgcagtggaggaggaggaggaggtcgatgtatggagacatatggatacaggtcgctctcactggaggaggaggagggggatgtatggagacatatggatacaggtcgctcgcagtggaggagggggatgtatggagacatatggatacaggtcgctctcagtggaggaggaggagggggatgtatggatacatatggatacaggtcgctctcagtggaggaggaggagggggatgtatggatacatatggatacaggtcgctcgcagtggaggaggaggagggggatgtatggagacatatggatacaggtcgctctcagtggaggaggaggagggggatgtatggatacatatggatacaggtcgctcgcagtggaggaggaggagggggatgtatggatacatatggatacaggtcgctctcagtggaggaggaggagggggatgtatggagacatatggatacaggtcgctctcagtggaggaggaggagggggatgtatggagacatatggatacaggtcgctctcagtggaggaggaggagggggatgtatggatacatatggatacaggtcgctcgcagtggaggaggaggagggggatgtatggagacatatggatacaggtcgctcgcagtggaggaggaggagggggatgtatggagacatatggatacaggtcgctcgcagtggaggaggaggagggggatgtatggagacatatggatacaggtcgctcgcagtggaggaggaggagggggatgtatggaTACATATGGATACAGGTCGCTGGCAGTGAATGGAGTTGGAAGAAATTCCTTAGTTCTGTGTCAGaaattcctgtccctgcagaacaAACAGCAGGGTGTGATCTACCCACCTTCAGGGGAGGCGACTGATACTCCAGCAGCCGCTTCCCCAGGTCTAGGTTAACCCTTTACTGACCTGAGAACCAACTCAGTATTACGGGGgagttggaggggggggggggatacagcacGTAACATCCCTGTGACACCACGTCTATCCATCATCACGTGAACTTTCTAAAGCTTTTAGTCCGAAGGATCAAAGGATGATGGCTGAACTGCAATGCCGCATATAGACACTATACAGCGTTTGGCGCTGTGCTTGATAAGGATTGTTGAAAATGTAACACTTAAAGGTCGACATCCCCTTCAAGGTATAGAGATTGTTTGGTGATACTACAGCACCCAGTATCTGCGGCACCAGCTGGGACCTCTGTATGTAGAAATCCAAAAATAATTGGGTGCAAATAATTCAGTGTCCGCATTGCAACCCCCCGTCCGCTCCACTGTAGACCTTGCTCTGGTTTCCTTTATAATCCCACTGTGTCCCTAGATGCCTCGGGAGCGCGGTGTGGATATTAATCTTCCTATCTGTCTCCATGAGAGGAGTTAATCTCACGTACGTGGACGGCTGCGGGCGCGCGGCGAGCACTGGGGACTTTCCAGGTGACTATACTTAAATTTCGTGGTGGGCTTGGACATGATTTGCATTTTGGGTTTCTGGGATCAACCATCAACCCAAATGTTTGCCCCGGAACTTGTCTAAACCTGATTCATGCGAATCTAGAATCTGGAGCATTCCCTCTGGGCTCTGCACATTGCTGACACCCGACTTTCATGTCTATAGGGTCAGAGTGGAGGGGGTCAGAGGTTTCGGGTCTTGTCAACCATTGCACATCGTAAGTTTTTGACTATTTTTACTTGTGAATGTGCCATAGTTGGTTTTTAACATTCTTAGATTTTTCGGATACGCGTTAAATCTACGGCGTCTCGATTCAACCTGTAAATTCTGTTTCCTATATGTGTTCCATCGGGTTCCGGTTATGCAAATGCCAGGACGGCCATCGAGGAACAAAGTTTACATGTCAGTAGACGGAAGTGACCCTGCAGCTTTTTGGATACGAGGGCACGGGGTCACCGGATTTTCTCTAACCCCTTGAGCCGTGTTTGCTCCCAGTCTTCATCTTTCCCCCGTTGACCTCTCTCCCTGACCTGAACTTGCAGGACCACAGGTCGTTTACCTGGACTGGGGCAGGTGTGCAGGAGGTCAGGGGTTAACCAGTTACATCGACACTCGCACAgtggtttttttttctcctctgtcATGGAAAAATTCTCCCGG is drawn from Engystomops pustulosus chromosome 9, aEngPut4.maternal, whole genome shotgun sequence and contains these coding sequences:
- the LOC140076862 gene encoding inositol-trisphosphate 3-kinase C-like, with translation MGQNYSDRAAQAAVGFSSAGEWKKRLRIPRRRRREDKSRAEELPGGQRTGRGGRQPRAGSTAQSVEQTGIESTLSADRGGRGESTQQPSTSQGIQQPYTQSTAQSIQQSYTQSTAQSIHQSYTQGTHQPYTQSTAQGIQQSYTQSTTQGFHQPHSSHSLVASTAQGIQQSYTQSIYQPYIQSTVQGIQQSYTQSTAQHIQQPHSSHSLVPSTVQGTQGDPRPGSDSADLTPALPGGEQSPLCTLEGTAPSTPTAAAPDMRLDGQGGRLRRDMSKCDAAMNTGKERVWLEDGGKKMLGSPGDWGADAERPVEGAGQAVVISRMSEVSETLDLSGSNWRSEKRLHQSMKHHGVCAGSSGEVSGSSCDRLLSRVTISVSGTDHKVGSSCAPHHCPVEELWSGDSGIGSLKLTITPPDTDYSPKSPGDSLLSRRGPPFLMNADSPAYTIPRLIVTRDVSPKRCVPPSLSPQFNESGFSLDVPTSGEAESPCSDSGCGGSPVPSLFLRKLSSSSGLSSASSFEESEDDFISSDLEPSGLMVCGLDEQGASSTSWRKLKNMVHWSPFVVSFKKHYPWVQLAGHAGNFKAGEYGKILKKFCQCEQQCLEWLNRDSLRPFVPGYFGVVEKEGETYNQMEDLLSEFDSPSIMDCKMGVRTYLEEELVKAREKPKLRKDMYEKMIAVDPEAPTEEEHRQRAILKPRYMQWRETLSSTATLGFRIEGIKRADGTCDTNFKKTKHREQVMRALEDFVDGNKNILKNYLTRLKDLRVELEKSEFFKHHEVVGSSLLFVHDSSELAKVWMIDFGKTVRLPNKQTLNHRVPWVEGNREDGYLWGLDNLIHIFSDLVRD